Proteins encoded by one window of Erysipelothrix rhusiopathiae:
- the anmK gene encoding anhydro-N-acetylmuramic acid kinase AnmK has translation METKYAVGLMSGTSLDGIDAALVEIKGSGTETSCTLIHFVTLEIPKEIRQRILRASVPETSRVDEICSLNFELGHLFNDATTKVLTESNFKGSLDFVASHGQTLYHLPNPSNQLMKSTLQIGDPSIIAFHHKVPVVFNFRVMDIVAGGDGAPLVPYSEFLMYREKHKTVLLQNIGGIGNVTVIPQNAHLDDLYAFDTGPGNMMMNAATSHYYNELYDKNGLHAKKGTLIEALYQKLLNHPYLKLEPPKSTGRELFGEHLVSKLYKEGYDADDVIYTLTKFTAHSITDAYKRFIMPKHTIDKVIIGGGGAYNPVLLEEIRMMLPDDIMVCTQEDLGFSSDAKEAIAFAILGNETLAGRSSNVPSATASKEHMILGQICPNPWSSLTESD, from the coding sequence ATGGAAACTAAATATGCAGTTGGACTGATGTCTGGAACATCTCTTGATGGGATTGATGCAGCTTTAGTAGAAATCAAAGGTTCGGGTACTGAAACGTCATGTACTCTAATTCATTTTGTAACGCTTGAGATTCCAAAAGAGATTCGTCAACGAATTTTAAGAGCCAGTGTACCAGAAACATCACGTGTTGATGAAATTTGTTCACTGAATTTTGAATTAGGACACCTCTTTAATGATGCAACGACAAAAGTACTGACAGAAAGTAATTTTAAGGGATCACTTGATTTTGTAGCTTCCCATGGACAAACGTTATACCATCTTCCAAATCCAAGTAATCAATTGATGAAGTCAACACTTCAAATTGGAGATCCATCAATCATCGCATTTCATCATAAAGTTCCTGTAGTTTTTAATTTTAGAGTCATGGATATTGTGGCAGGTGGGGATGGTGCTCCACTGGTTCCATATTCTGAATTTCTAATGTATCGCGAAAAACATAAAACGGTTTTACTTCAAAATATTGGTGGAATTGGCAACGTTACTGTCATTCCCCAAAATGCTCATCTTGATGATTTGTATGCTTTTGATACCGGTCCTGGTAATATGATGATGAATGCAGCAACATCTCACTATTATAATGAGTTATATGATAAGAATGGACTGCATGCGAAAAAAGGTACTTTAATCGAAGCACTTTATCAAAAACTTTTAAATCATCCTTATCTAAAACTTGAACCACCCAAATCAACTGGACGTGAGCTTTTTGGAGAGCACTTAGTTTCAAAATTATATAAAGAAGGTTATGATGCTGATGATGTTATTTATACATTAACAAAATTTACAGCACATTCAATTACAGATGCATACAAACGTTTTATTATGCCTAAACATACGATCGATAAAGTGATTATTGGTGGTGGTGGCGCATATAATCCCGTATTGCTCGAAGAAATACGAATGATGTTACCTGATGACATCATGGTTTGTACTCAAGAAGACCTCGGTTTTTCAAGTGATGCAAAAGAAGCCATTGCGTTTGCAATATTGGGTAATGAAACATTGGCGGGCAGGTCAAGTAATGTGCCATCTGCAACAGCTTCGAAAGAACATATGATCCTTGGTCAAATCTGCCCAAACCCGTGGTCATCACTAACAGAATCAGATTGA
- a CDS encoding exopolysaccharide biosynthesis polyprenyl glycosylphosphotransferase has translation MSKNLKSLVIVALKGFIFVFLAAVFFYLFGKENIALQNWSRTAVITGSTFILIGILMLKVYGPFEIGVKKSKPIIYNSTIAIMLTDLATFFQLMVMNTNPNNNQSFKIEQLDLLFYTILIQIIGIVIFSYLGNYIYFKMYKPSRTIIVYDENDQVSLGKVKHYLERFKLQYDILGCIAVDDPNLEAMLYNVDYVVILETPISERKRLVDLCYKHQLNFMFAPSISDIVELSGFSMVVDDKAMVEVNIQGLSFEQRVLKRILDIFVAVVGAILSSPIWIIAAIAIKLNDGGSILFKQKRATIDGRIFDVYKFRTMKENVENYSATEHDDRITSVGKVLRKIRMDELPQLINILKGEMSIVGPRPEMLENVDSYQKVLPEFAYRLKVKAGLTGLAQIEGKYNTSPKDKLLMDLMYIENYSIWTDFKLILRTVVVIFKKDSTEGF, from the coding sequence ATGAGTAAAAATCTAAAGTCATTAGTAATTGTGGCTCTAAAGGGATTTATCTTTGTGTTTTTAGCAGCGGTATTCTTTTATCTCTTTGGCAAAGAAAATATTGCGCTACAAAATTGGTCAAGAACAGCGGTCATTACAGGATCGACCTTTATCTTGATTGGCATTTTAATGCTTAAGGTTTACGGACCTTTCGAAATTGGTGTAAAAAAGAGCAAACCAATTATTTATAATTCAACGATTGCAATTATGTTAACGGATTTAGCGACATTTTTTCAATTGATGGTCATGAATACAAATCCTAATAACAATCAATCTTTTAAAATTGAGCAATTGGATTTATTATTCTATACCATACTCATTCAGATTATTGGGATTGTGATTTTTTCCTATTTAGGCAATTATATTTACTTCAAGATGTACAAGCCGTCTCGTACTATTATTGTATATGATGAAAACGACCAAGTGAGTTTAGGTAAAGTTAAACATTATTTAGAGCGTTTTAAGCTGCAATATGATATTTTAGGTTGCATTGCTGTTGATGATCCGAATTTGGAAGCAATGCTTTACAATGTTGATTATGTTGTAATCTTAGAAACACCTATAAGTGAGCGAAAACGTCTGGTTGATCTTTGTTACAAGCATCAATTAAATTTCATGTTTGCGCCTTCGATTTCGGATATTGTTGAATTATCAGGGTTCTCGATGGTTGTCGATGATAAGGCTATGGTTGAGGTAAATATTCAAGGTCTATCTTTCGAACAACGTGTTTTAAAACGAATTCTGGATATCTTTGTAGCCGTAGTTGGTGCCATTTTATCATCACCAATTTGGATTATCGCAGCAATTGCTATCAAACTTAATGATGGTGGCTCAATTCTTTTTAAACAAAAAAGAGCGACAATTGACGGACGCATTTTCGATGTTTATAAATTCAGAACAATGAAAGAAAATGTTGAAAATTATTCTGCTACAGAGCATGATGACCGAATCACATCAGTTGGAAAGGTTCTTCGTAAAATTCGTATGGATGAACTTCCCCAACTCATCAATATACTTAAAGGTGAAATGAGCATTGTAGGTCCTCGTCCTGAAATGCTTGAAAATGTCGATTCTTATCAAAAAGTGTTGCCCGAATTTGCTTACCGCTTGAAGGTTAAAGCAGGCTTAACAGGTCTAGCGCAGATCGAGGGTAAGTACAATACATCTCCAAAAGATAAACTTCTTATGGATCTTATGTATATAGAAAACTATTCAATTTGGACTGATTTTAAATTAATCTTACGCACTGTTGTAGTTATTTTTAAAAAAGACAGTACAGAAGGGTTTTAA
- a CDS encoding EpsG family protein — protein sequence MYYFALVFPFIVSLLPKLTKKQKFYLATVPLFIIVIFRVGVGTDYFSYEYLYNLQNVTTFGKMLDHQSNIELGFRIFIFIFKSIGLPFQFFIGFFGAVTLAFFVKWIDETTDSSLVSLILFIGMFFFVWNLSAIRQGLVMAVASYYFFNPQKNLSKKQSILLVAALALFHISVLFYLPIIFLARNVKWNKKTLIIVLGISFVFAFIPWQRVLAHLPFIPGSKKIMGYIDAKTQVLNFAGIVRIAFATVILYHYDKITDSVFKKFMVDSTLLGFAVYFCLKFSELIAGRTTIYTFILCIVVFKYILDHYFLKDSKVLNGLIYTGLACFTGLFLYKDINAYMHQSNYRGPNKLLRFNTIFNRPSYDDYDNRFAYLTVRRNCNDERDELLDSQAALPSSSKYQENLSYYAMWDHESELYGILGTDRTWIVEPTFKRKPTVYGSLVAFTPNDDLKQAFKSTEYLDLSGKEVTEEHIQEALSKDSLERQEITTQALDVKSYDVEKLPESIVNMFPYKDEIISAKYVEFNKPYAYKILDLEYIDYHFFIYVDESFEPIVPVLSNDFYRIAPDGVITVDTYCRQRLYNKDGSLLWQY from the coding sequence ATGTACTATTTTGCACTGGTATTTCCTTTTATTGTTAGTTTATTACCAAAATTAACAAAAAAGCAAAAGTTTTATTTGGCAACGGTCCCACTTTTTATTATCGTAATTTTTAGAGTAGGTGTAGGTACAGATTATTTTTCCTATGAATATCTCTATAATTTACAAAACGTAACAACGTTTGGGAAAATGTTAGACCATCAAAGTAACATTGAACTCGGATTTCGCATTTTTATATTTATATTTAAATCCATTGGTTTACCATTCCAATTTTTTATTGGTTTTTTTGGAGCCGTTACACTCGCTTTCTTTGTAAAATGGATTGATGAGACGACGGATTCATCACTCGTTTCACTGATTCTCTTTATTGGTATGTTTTTCTTTGTTTGGAATTTAAGTGCAATTCGTCAAGGTCTTGTTATGGCAGTTGCGTCCTATTACTTCTTTAATCCTCAAAAAAATCTATCCAAAAAGCAATCAATCTTACTTGTAGCAGCACTTGCGCTATTCCATATTTCTGTATTATTCTACCTACCGATTATATTCTTAGCACGCAACGTTAAATGGAATAAAAAAACACTGATCATTGTTCTTGGTATTTCTTTTGTTTTTGCATTCATTCCATGGCAACGCGTACTCGCACACCTTCCATTTATTCCAGGATCTAAGAAAATAATGGGATATATTGATGCGAAGACACAAGTCTTGAACTTTGCAGGAATTGTCCGTATTGCATTCGCTACAGTAATTCTTTATCACTACGATAAAATCACGGATTCCGTATTTAAGAAATTCATGGTTGATTCGACTTTACTTGGATTTGCAGTTTACTTTTGTTTGAAATTCTCAGAATTAATTGCTGGTCGAACAACGATTTATACGTTTATTCTCTGCATCGTCGTATTCAAATATATACTTGACCACTATTTCTTAAAAGACTCAAAAGTTCTGAATGGATTAATCTATACAGGACTCGCATGTTTTACAGGTTTGTTTCTCTACAAAGATATCAATGCCTACATGCACCAATCTAATTATCGTGGACCAAACAAGCTATTACGATTTAACACAATTTTCAATCGTCCGAGCTATGATGATTATGACAATCGTTTTGCATATCTAACAGTTCGACGTAATTGTAATGATGAGCGCGATGAGCTTTTAGATTCTCAAGCCGCGTTACCTTCATCATCAAAGTATCAAGAGAATCTTTCCTATTATGCAATGTGGGATCATGAATCAGAACTGTATGGAATTTTAGGAACCGATCGAACTTGGATTGTAGAACCGACCTTTAAACGTAAACCAACAGTCTATGGTTCGCTGGTTGCATTTACTCCTAATGATGACTTAAAACAAGCTTTTAAATCTACAGAGTATCTTGATTTATCGGGTAAAGAAGTCACCGAAGAACACATTCAAGAAGCTTTAAGCAAGGATTCACTTGAACGTCAAGAAATCACAACACAAGCACTTGATGTCAAATCTTACGATGTTGAGAAACTTCCTGAAAGCATTGTTAATATGTTTCCTTATAAAGATGAAATCATAAGTGCAAAATATGTTGAATTCAACAAACCTTATGCCTACAAGATTCTAGATCTTGAATACATTGATTATCATTTCTTTATTTATGTAGATGAGTCATTTGAACCCATTGTACCTGTTTTAAGTAATGATTTTTATCGGATTGCACCGGATGGTGTTATCACTGTAGATACATATTGTCGTCAACGCCTTTACAATAAAGATGGTTCTTTATTGTGGCAATATTAA
- a CDS encoding glycosyltransferase family 4 protein: protein MKVLYLSSTNSGMHRHSIYFDLLSEFQKKGHDVTIAYAREKRLGQETEYYEQFGIHYLGIKTGNLTKNSNLIDKGIATLRIDSQFKNALKKHLGHESFDLILYSTPPITLLKTVNYLKTKNPNALLYLMLKDIFPQNAVDLGFMKEMGLIHRFFSHKEKALYKMFDVIGTMSPANLNYMEKHHPSTVGRLEILPNALDINENNTAHDSISIRETYSIRDDQTILLYGGNLGAPQAIPFVIECIDRIKNDDRIVFLIAGSGAKEELITSFIQENNISNTLFLGQLESRVYNSLVSQCDVGLIFLDHRFTIPNYPQRLLTYLEASKPVVCATDTATDIGTIAMTNQYGFGIESTDVEAWYQAIDTLVSNQTLRIEMGAKGHEYLMNHYTVAHAYEIIIKHMGA, encoded by the coding sequence ATGAAAGTACTTTATTTAAGTTCAACAAATTCAGGGATGCATCGTCACAGTATTTACTTTGATCTACTTTCTGAATTTCAGAAAAAAGGACATGATGTTACGATTGCATATGCTCGTGAAAAACGTTTAGGCCAAGAAACAGAGTATTATGAACAATTTGGTATACACTATCTTGGCATTAAAACTGGAAATTTAACGAAAAATAGTAATTTAATTGATAAAGGCATCGCAACACTTCGAATTGATTCACAATTCAAGAATGCGCTGAAAAAACATCTGGGACATGAATCGTTTGATCTTATTCTGTATTCAACGCCCCCTATAACACTACTAAAAACCGTTAATTATCTTAAAACAAAGAATCCAAACGCGTTACTCTACTTAATGCTCAAGGATATCTTTCCGCAAAATGCCGTTGATCTTGGATTTATGAAAGAAATGGGTTTGATTCATCGTTTCTTCTCTCATAAAGAAAAAGCACTCTACAAAATGTTTGATGTGATTGGCACGATGTCGCCTGCGAACCTAAACTATATGGAAAAACATCATCCATCTACCGTAGGACGACTCGAAATCTTACCAAACGCATTAGATATTAACGAAAACAATACGGCTCATGACAGCATTTCCATTCGTGAGACGTATTCCATTCGTGATGACCAAACGATTCTTCTCTATGGCGGTAACTTAGGGGCACCACAGGCAATTCCATTTGTGATCGAATGTATCGATCGCATTAAAAATGATGATCGTATTGTATTTTTAATCGCAGGGTCGGGTGCAAAAGAAGAACTGATTACTTCCTTTATTCAAGAAAACAATATATCCAACACACTTTTCCTAGGGCAACTTGAAAGCAGGGTATATAATAGTCTTGTAAGTCAATGTGATGTTGGTTTGATATTCTTAGATCATCGTTTTACGATACCTAATTATCCGCAAAGACTCTTGACCTATCTTGAGGCTTCTAAACCCGTTGTTTGTGCTACAGACACAGCGACTGATATCGGAACGATTGCAATGACGAATCAATATGGATTTGGGATTGAAAGTACGGATGTTGAGGCATGGTATCAAGCAATTGATACGCTCGTATCCAATCAGACTTTAAGAATAGAAATGGGTGCAAAGGGGCATGAATACTTAATGAATCATTATACCGTTGCACACGCATATGAAATAATTATAAAACACATGGGAGCGTAA
- a CDS encoding polysaccharide biosynthesis protein has protein sequence MFKNKVLLITGGTGSFGNAVVRRLLNEDIKEIRILSRDEKKQDDMRKFFNDDRLKFYIGDVRQKESLIHAVRGVDYIFHAAALKQVPSCEFFPIEAVKTNIIGTDNVLETAIDCGVERVVCLSTDKAAYPINAMGISKAMMEKTFVAKARIAKETNTIICGTRYGNVMASRGSVIPLFLEQIRNGKELTLTNPHMTRFLMSLDEAVELVLFAFEHGEPGDLFVQKSPASTIEDLTQAIIELTGYQKGTRIIGTRHGEKLYETLLTKEEFEKAEDLTDYYRVPMDQRDLNYDKYFMEGEEIHEEQEYNSHNTYRLNVEEIKAKLVDLYEIKDELKGMM, from the coding sequence ATGTTTAAAAATAAAGTATTACTCATCACAGGCGGTACCGGTTCATTTGGAAATGCCGTTGTACGTCGTCTTTTAAATGAAGACATTAAAGAAATTCGCATTCTATCTCGAGATGAGAAAAAACAAGATGACATGCGTAAGTTTTTCAATGATGATCGCTTAAAATTTTATATTGGAGATGTTCGTCAGAAAGAATCACTGATTCATGCAGTTCGAGGTGTTGACTATATTTTCCACGCTGCTGCTTTAAAACAAGTTCCTTCCTGCGAGTTTTTCCCAATTGAAGCTGTAAAGACAAACATTATCGGAACGGATAATGTCTTAGAAACAGCCATTGATTGTGGTGTTGAACGCGTTGTTTGTCTATCGACAGATAAGGCTGCATACCCAATTAACGCAATGGGAATTTCAAAAGCTATGATGGAAAAAACATTTGTTGCGAAAGCACGTATTGCAAAAGAAACAAATACTATTATTTGTGGAACCCGTTATGGAAATGTTATGGCTTCACGAGGATCTGTAATTCCATTATTCCTAGAACAAATTCGAAATGGTAAAGAATTAACGCTTACAAACCCACATATGACACGTTTCTTAATGAGTTTAGACGAAGCAGTTGAATTAGTATTATTTGCTTTTGAACACGGTGAACCCGGTGATCTCTTTGTCCAAAAATCACCTGCAAGTACGATTGAAGATTTAACACAGGCAATCATAGAACTTACAGGATACCAAAAAGGAACCCGAATTATTGGAACACGTCACGGTGAAAAACTTTATGAAACGCTTTTAACTAAAGAAGAATTCGAAAAAGCTGAAGATCTTACAGATTATTATCGAGTTCCTATGGATCAACGCGATCTCAACTATGATAAATATTTCATGGAAGGTGAAGAAATTCATGAGGAACAAGAATATAATTCTCATAACACATACCGACTTAATGTTGAAGAAATCAAGGCTAAGTTAGTCGATCTTTATGAAATTAAAGATGAACTAAAGGGCATGATGTAA